From Arcticibacter tournemirensis, one genomic window encodes:
- a CDS encoding DUF3659 domain-containing protein: protein MKTLYFFFLVLLSVFGASSFDAKAQSTSASERSIIINKKGEIFDHGWNKLGYITSDNIAKNNKGKTIYFINKNGNVIDANGKNLGRAAKNGNYYNLSGENVITVRDKNAEECDILDPQGHKLGTVHKNYKLHACATHCFFLAKEKEKRVGN from the coding sequence ATGAAAACGTTGTATTTTTTCTTTCTGGTACTTTTATCAGTTTTCGGTGCTTCGTCATTTGATGCAAAGGCACAAAGCACCTCAGCTTCCGAAAGATCTATCATTATCAACAAAAAGGGTGAAATCTTTGATCATGGATGGAACAAACTTGGATATATCACCAGTGATAATATTGCCAAAAACAATAAAGGGAAAACCATCTATTTTATAAATAAAAATGGAAATGTTATCGACGCAAATGGGAAGAATCTAGGCAGGGCAGCTAAAAATGGCAACTATTACAATTTAAGCGGGGAAAATGTAATAACAGTTCGGGATAAAAATGCCGAGGAATGCGATATACTTGACCCTCAGGGTCACAAACTGGGAACTGTTCATAAGAATTATAAGCTTCATGCCTGCGCAACCCATTGTTTTTTCTTGGCAAAAGAAAAGGAGAAGAGGGTTGGTAATTAG
- a CDS encoding helix-turn-helix domain-containing protein — MLLHIKNMVCDRCIMVVRQQLQHLDLQVSEISLGTAFIAPEPSENKLTEIAASLKVLGFELIDKDKDKLIESIRNAIIEIIHHSDLAEHVTFSKLLTGRLHKNYNYLSRLFSESEDLTIEKFIIQQKVEKVKELLQYGELNLYEIALKMGYSSSAHLSNQFKSVTGLSPREFKTIKSNGRKPLDKI, encoded by the coding sequence ATGTTATTACATATAAAAAATATGGTTTGCGACCGCTGTATAATGGTTGTACGCCAACAATTACAACATCTGGATCTTCAGGTTTCAGAAATCTCTCTTGGCACAGCTTTTATAGCACCTGAGCCTTCCGAAAATAAATTAACGGAGATCGCCGCTTCATTGAAAGTACTTGGTTTTGAGTTGATTGATAAGGATAAGGATAAGTTGATTGAAAGTATCCGAAACGCGATTATAGAAATTATACACCATTCGGATTTAGCTGAACACGTTACTTTCAGTAAGCTATTAACTGGCAGGCTGCATAAAAATTATAACTATCTAAGCCGCTTATTTTCTGAAAGCGAAGACCTGACCATTGAAAAGTTTATTATACAACAGAAGGTCGAAAAAGTTAAGGAACTTCTGCAATACGGTGAACTCAATCTCTATGAGATTGCATTGAAAATGGGTTACAGCAGCAGCGCACATCTTTCCAACCAGTTTAAGTCAGTTACCGGCCTATCTCCGAGAGAATTTAAGACTATAAAATCGAATGGCCGAAAACCGCTTGATAAAATATGA
- a CDS encoding DUF3347 domain-containing protein, with the protein MKKIFLMVALIATAFVQTGFAQHDHATHQTQSSALLPLYYNIKDALVVGNASLAAAKAGEFVEALKNADAKIVTGANRDGLLEHSGKIAGSKDLKSQREHFAGLSTDMIALAKGSKLSTEPVYQMYCPMKKTSWLSSEKTVKNPYYGSAMLTCGKVVETIK; encoded by the coding sequence ATGAAAAAGATATTTTTAATGGTCGCTCTTATAGCAACTGCCTTTGTGCAAACAGGATTTGCACAACATGATCATGCTACTCACCAAACGCAATCATCAGCATTGCTTCCCCTATATTATAACATTAAAGACGCGTTGGTTGTCGGTAATGCAAGCCTCGCAGCTGCTAAGGCCGGAGAATTCGTCGAAGCCCTGAAAAATGCCGATGCCAAGATTGTCACTGGAGCTAATCGCGACGGACTATTGGAACACTCTGGAAAAATTGCCGGGAGCAAAGACCTGAAAAGTCAGCGTGAGCATTTTGCTGGTCTTTCGACCGACATGATCGCTCTGGCCAAAGGATCGAAACTATCGACTGAACCGGTTTACCAGATGTACTGTCCGATGAAAAAGACCAGCTGGCTGAGCAGCGAAAAAACCGTAAAAAACCCCTATTACGGCAGCGCTATGCTGACCTGCGGAAAGGTAGTAGAAACTATAAAGTAG
- a CDS encoding DUF3347 domain-containing protein, with protein sequence MKVTILSMAMSILLFAACNNGAKTPDNANNQNDSTLTPNKGDVGAKSTASTGDVLDSYLALKNALTRDDDKSAAQAGNQLVRAIESIDKSSLPATQSKVFADVADDAKEHAEHIGTNAGNIKHQREHFETLSQEIYDLVKAGGSAGRKLYYDNCPMYNDRKGGNWISETKEIQNPYLGKGMPTCGSVKEELN encoded by the coding sequence ATGAAAGTAACAATATTAAGTATGGCTATGTCCATTCTTCTCTTTGCCGCTTGTAATAACGGAGCAAAGACACCAGATAATGCAAATAATCAAAACGATAGCACTCTTACGCCAAACAAAGGCGACGTTGGCGCAAAAAGCACAGCTTCCACGGGTGATGTCCTCGACTCATATTTAGCGCTAAAAAATGCCCTGACCAGAGACGATGATAAGAGTGCTGCGCAGGCCGGTAACCAGTTGGTTCGGGCAATAGAATCGATAGATAAATCTTCTCTGCCTGCTACTCAATCCAAAGTATTTGCTGACGTCGCCGACGACGCAAAGGAACATGCTGAGCACATCGGCACTAACGCGGGAAACATCAAGCACCAACGGGAACATTTTGAAACACTGAGCCAGGAGATCTATGACCTGGTTAAAGCTGGTGGGAGCGCGGGAAGAAAACTTTATTATGACAACTGTCCGATGTACAATGACAGGAAGGGCGGTAACTGGATCAGCGAAACTAAAGAGATACAAAATCCCTACCTGGGGAAGGGGATGCCAACCTGTGGCAGCGTTAAGGAAGAACTGAATTAA
- a CDS encoding heme-binding domain-containing protein, whose amino-acid sequence MGWVKKGFLFLSGVLVFIQFIQPVHNISVQAGPADISRIYPMPATVQGILKTSCYDCHSNNTNYPWYASIQPGGWWLDSHIKKGKQELNFNEFGNYSLRRQQSKLRAVSNSIKDGTMPISSYTLIHINAKLSKAERELILNWIAKTNDSLQINK is encoded by the coding sequence ATGGGTTGGGTAAAAAAAGGATTTTTATTTCTGTCAGGTGTACTGGTTTTTATCCAGTTCATCCAGCCTGTGCACAATATAAGCGTGCAGGCTGGCCCAGCCGATATCAGCCGAATTTATCCAATGCCGGCGACGGTTCAGGGAATATTAAAAACGTCCTGTTATGATTGCCATAGTAATAATACCAATTACCCCTGGTATGCAAGTATTCAGCCCGGCGGATGGTGGCTCGATTCACATATAAAAAAAGGAAAACAGGAACTCAATTTTAATGAGTTCGGAAATTACTCTTTACGCAGGCAGCAAAGCAAGTTAAGAGCAGTTTCTAATAGTATAAAAGATGGAACGATGCCTATAAGCTCTTATACATTGATCCACATAAACGCGAAACTTTCAAAGGCTGAAAGGGAACTAATCCTGAACTGGATAGCAAAAACGAATGACAGCCTTCAAATAAATAAATGA
- a CDS encoding multicopper oxidase domain-containing protein, which yields MHPEIQSAKPGNCPKCGMKLVAQKKTSVQPKKAAPTKKSPPAKMNGQSGKNMPMQKQAAATPSTAVTYTCPMHPEIHTSEPGNCPKCGMKLVKVTTKTTPGEHHGMEMQMETETKQGITGDMNGMHTKDDNATMENIKKAKLQLGNIKTVSSKTPPKTVRYDLYVADTTVTYGKKSKRAIAVNGQIPMPTLTFTEGDTALIYVHNNLDEETSLHWHGLFVPNQMDGVPFLTQMPIKPHSTYIYKFPIVQHGTHWYHSHTKLQEQIGMYGAFIMNKRADEWDIPTVPVVISEWTDMNPEEVHRSLRMATDWFAIQKGATQSYAEAIKTGHFKTKVNNEWKRMNAMDVSDVYYDTFLINGKNQNEQPQFRAGDKVRLRIANAGASDYFWLKYAGGKITVVATDGNDVEPVEVDRLIIAVSETYDVMVTIPENKSYEFLVTPEDRTKSASLWLGKGEKVPAGAMPRLKYFAGMKMMNEMMDMNGNMIEMEGMKMQNQIMDMNTVMYPEITGEELQESANKKTDTSGAKMPTGMDMGNGTPDIVTLNYNMLRDPKKTTLSKGPWKEMKFELTGNMNRYVWTLDNKTVSESDKILIKKGENVRIILFNNSMMRHPMHLHGHDFRVLNDQGEHAPMKNIIDIMPMERDTIEFAANEPGGDWFFHCHILYHMMSGMGRVFSYENSPANPEITNTKVATRGLNSDEKAFHPMATIGLESNGSDGEFMLSNTRYRLSTEWRIGLKAHHGNESETYFGKYIGKMQWLFPFIGFDYHYNGMSNESENNLFGQISNQNNRKAAVIGFQYILPMLVTAEARLDSKGKLRFQLGREDVPVTSRLRLNFMGNTDKEYMAGLRYIVTKYFSFSTHYDSDMGYGGGITITY from the coding sequence ATGCACCCTGAAATCCAGAGCGCCAAGCCGGGCAACTGTCCCAAATGCGGAATGAAGCTGGTTGCGCAAAAGAAAACGAGCGTCCAGCCAAAAAAAGCTGCCCCCACCAAAAAGAGTCCGCCTGCGAAGATGAACGGTCAGAGCGGAAAGAATATGCCCATGCAAAAACAAGCTGCTGCGACTCCTTCAACAGCTGTAACCTACACGTGCCCCATGCATCCGGAAATACATACATCTGAGCCAGGGAACTGCCCAAAATGTGGGATGAAACTAGTGAAAGTGACCACAAAGACCACTCCAGGCGAACACCATGGAATGGAAATGCAGATGGAAACGGAGACTAAACAGGGTATTACGGGCGACATGAACGGAATGCATACGAAAGATGACAATGCCACGATGGAGAATATCAAAAAAGCAAAATTGCAACTAGGCAATATCAAAACCGTTTCGAGTAAAACACCTCCCAAAACGGTTCGCTACGATCTGTACGTTGCAGACACTACAGTAACCTATGGTAAGAAGTCGAAGCGGGCGATTGCTGTGAACGGCCAGATCCCGATGCCCACGCTGACCTTCACTGAAGGAGATACTGCATTGATATATGTTCACAACAATCTCGATGAGGAAACATCCCTACACTGGCATGGATTGTTCGTACCCAACCAGATGGATGGCGTGCCCTTTCTTACTCAAATGCCTATAAAACCGCACAGTACCTATATCTATAAGTTCCCAATTGTTCAGCATGGTACGCATTGGTACCATAGTCATACCAAGCTACAGGAACAGATCGGCATGTACGGTGCATTTATAATGAATAAAAGGGCGGATGAATGGGATATTCCCACTGTTCCTGTCGTGATCAGTGAATGGACTGATATGAACCCTGAAGAAGTTCACCGCAGCCTGAGAATGGCAACTGACTGGTTTGCCATTCAAAAGGGCGCAACCCAGAGTTATGCCGAAGCGATTAAAACCGGCCACTTCAAAACTAAAGTGAACAATGAATGGAAACGCATGAATGCAATGGATGTCAGTGATGTCTATTATGATACATTCCTGATCAATGGCAAGAACCAAAACGAGCAGCCCCAGTTCAGGGCAGGCGATAAGGTCAGGTTAAGGATAGCAAACGCAGGCGCGTCTGATTATTTCTGGCTGAAATATGCCGGTGGCAAAATTACCGTGGTAGCTACAGACGGGAATGATGTTGAACCGGTCGAAGTCGACAGGCTGATCATTGCCGTATCCGAAACTTACGATGTAATGGTGACTATCCCTGAGAATAAGAGTTATGAGTTTTTGGTGACACCGGAAGATCGTACCAAATCCGCCTCGCTTTGGTTAGGTAAGGGAGAAAAAGTGCCAGCGGGAGCAATGCCGAGGCTGAAATATTTTGCAGGCATGAAGATGATGAACGAGATGATGGATATGAACGGGAACATGATCGAAATGGAAGGCATGAAAATGCAGAACCAGATCATGGACATGAACACCGTCATGTATCCTGAAATTACCGGTGAGGAACTTCAGGAGTCTGCTAATAAGAAAACCGATACTTCGGGTGCGAAAATGCCTACCGGAATGGATATGGGAAACGGCACCCCCGATATCGTTACCCTGAATTACAATATGCTGAGGGATCCTAAGAAAACAACCCTGTCTAAAGGGCCGTGGAAGGAAATGAAGTTCGAGCTTACTGGTAATATGAATCGTTACGTTTGGACACTGGATAACAAAACCGTTTCAGAAAGCGATAAGATCCTGATCAAAAAGGGCGAAAATGTACGCATCATTTTATTCAACAACAGCATGATGCGCCATCCCATGCACCTGCACGGTCATGATTTCAGGGTGCTGAACGACCAGGGAGAGCATGCGCCCATGAAGAACATCATCGACATTATGCCAATGGAACGGGACACTATTGAATTCGCCGCTAATGAACCCGGCGGCGACTGGTTCTTCCACTGCCATATACTCTACCACATGATGAGCGGTATGGGCAGGGTATTCAGTTATGAGAACTCTCCGGCCAACCCTGAAATTACAAACACGAAGGTAGCCACGCGCGGACTAAATTCAGACGAAAAGGCATTTCACCCAATGGCCACTATAGGATTGGAAAGCAATGGCAGTGACGGGGAATTTATGCTCTCCAATACCCGCTACCGTCTCTCAACAGAGTGGAGAATCGGCCTAAAGGCGCATCATGGCAATGAAAGCGAGACCTATTTCGGGAAGTACATCGGCAAGATGCAATGGCTTTTCCCTTTTATCGGGTTTGACTACCACTATAACGGTATGAGCAATGAGAGCGAGAATAATCTGTTCGGTCAGATCAGCAACCAAAACAACCGGAAGGCTGCGGTAATAGGGTTTCAGTATATTCTGCCTATGCTGGTCACTGCTGAGGCAAGGCTGGACAGTAAGGGGAAACTGCGCTTTCAACTGGGCCGGGAAGACGTTCCGGTAACCAGCAGGCTACGGCTAAATTTCATGGGCAATACCGACAAAGAATATATGGCGGGGCTTAGATATATTGTTACCAAATACTTCTCCTTTTCCACGCACTATGACAGTGACATGGGCTACGGAGGCGGAATCACTATAACTTATTAA
- a CDS encoding heavy metal translocating P-type ATPase, with the protein MSSEDCRAKVEQALNTVDGISAVVTFEPPEATITMKKHVPAEKLQEALSSAGKYTIAMAGHQGSEIHNAPHTDHKHHAAVPVKMSENSVGKYYCPMHCERDKTYDQPGNCPVCGMDLIKQPSVIKTTKYTCTMHPEIIRDQPGACPICGMDLVPIIANTDQEDLIYYNLVRKFKVAAIFTVPIFLISTSEMIPNNPLFKLMGLGYWNWVQFALSIPVVFYATWMFFERAWRSIVTWQLNMFTLIGIGSGVAWLFSVIALLVPGIFPDQFKTNMDTVYVYFEATTVILTLVLLGQLLEARAHGKTNSAIKELLKLAPNEATKIAGEKEIRVAIDDIQKGDLLRVKPGEKVPVDGTIKIGEVTIDESMISGEPIPVDKKPGDKVSSGTINGNKTFTMIAEKVGSETLLSQIIEMVNSASRSKAPIQKLADKLSGYFVPVVVVIAVATFIVWAAYGPEPAYVYAFVNAIAVLIIACPCALGLATPMSVMVGVGKGAKSGVLIKNAESLEKMNAIEVVIIDKTGTVTEGKPSVEKIISANPGLTENDILQRIISLNSSSEHPLAQATLRYGELKNVQIQPVSDFEAITGKGVVGVMGKESLALGNEKLMEQVKAEITADLREQVRVEQKQGKTVSYLGVGNSAVGFVVISDKIKESSREAIRKLQEEGLLVMMFTGDNEDTAKAVSDTLKLDGYKAQMLPEHKLEEIKRLQAEGKKVAMAGDGINDAPALSQADIGIAMGTGTDVAIESAAITLVKGDLIGISKARQLSRKVMRNIKENLFFALGYNVLGIPIAAGVLYPFFGILLSPMIAALAMSFSSVSVILNSLRLRSTKLN; encoded by the coding sequence ATGAGCAGCGAAGACTGCCGCGCCAAAGTTGAACAGGCACTGAATACGGTAGATGGAATTTCAGCTGTGGTCACTTTTGAACCACCAGAGGCAACGATAACCATGAAAAAGCATGTGCCTGCCGAGAAATTGCAGGAAGCACTGTCTTCAGCTGGAAAATATACCATCGCGATGGCAGGCCATCAGGGTTCGGAGATTCATAATGCCCCTCATACAGATCATAAGCACCATGCTGCCGTCCCGGTAAAGATGTCAGAAAATAGTGTCGGAAAATACTATTGCCCGATGCATTGCGAGCGAGACAAAACCTATGATCAACCAGGCAATTGCCCTGTCTGCGGAATGGATCTTATTAAACAGCCGTCCGTAATAAAAACGACGAAATATACCTGCACCATGCATCCGGAAATTATCCGTGACCAGCCAGGTGCCTGCCCGATTTGCGGGATGGATCTGGTTCCTATAATAGCAAATACTGACCAGGAAGATCTGATTTATTATAATCTGGTTCGCAAATTTAAAGTGGCGGCGATTTTTACCGTTCCGATCTTCCTTATCTCCACATCGGAGATGATACCCAATAATCCGTTGTTTAAACTCATGGGCCTGGGGTACTGGAACTGGGTACAGTTCGCGTTGTCAATTCCCGTGGTATTCTATGCAACCTGGATGTTCTTTGAACGTGCATGGCGATCAATTGTAACCTGGCAGTTGAATATGTTCACCCTTATTGGTATCGGTTCAGGCGTAGCCTGGTTGTTTAGCGTAATTGCCCTATTGGTTCCGGGCATTTTCCCGGATCAGTTCAAGACAAATATGGATACGGTCTATGTTTATTTTGAAGCCACTACCGTGATCCTGACTCTGGTTTTACTAGGACAGCTTCTGGAAGCACGGGCGCACGGCAAGACCAATAGTGCCATTAAGGAACTGCTAAAGCTGGCACCCAACGAGGCGACAAAAATTGCGGGCGAAAAAGAAATAAGGGTTGCTATCGATGACATCCAGAAGGGTGATCTGCTGCGTGTGAAACCGGGTGAAAAAGTGCCTGTTGACGGCACGATCAAGATTGGAGAAGTTACCATTGATGAATCTATGATCTCGGGCGAACCTATCCCGGTTGACAAGAAACCGGGTGACAAGGTAAGCTCAGGCACCATAAACGGAAACAAAACTTTTACGATGATTGCGGAAAAAGTGGGTTCAGAGACCTTGCTTTCCCAGATTATTGAAATGGTCAATTCGGCAAGCCGGTCAAAAGCACCTATTCAAAAACTGGCTGATAAGCTATCGGGATACTTTGTTCCCGTAGTCGTTGTGATCGCGGTAGCGACTTTTATAGTTTGGGCCGCCTACGGCCCTGAACCCGCTTACGTGTATGCATTTGTAAATGCCATTGCCGTATTGATTATCGCCTGTCCGTGTGCGCTTGGTCTTGCTACACCGATGTCGGTGATGGTTGGTGTTGGAAAAGGCGCAAAGTCCGGCGTACTCATCAAAAATGCCGAATCCCTCGAGAAAATGAATGCTATTGAGGTGGTGATCATTGATAAAACCGGAACGGTTACCGAAGGGAAGCCATCCGTTGAAAAGATCATCAGCGCAAATCCCGGTCTTACCGAAAACGACATCCTTCAAAGGATCATATCATTAAACAGTAGCAGCGAACATCCCTTAGCGCAGGCCACACTTCGCTATGGAGAATTGAAAAATGTACAGATCCAGCCCGTTTCAGATTTTGAAGCCATTACAGGAAAAGGAGTTGTCGGCGTAATGGGAAAAGAATCTTTGGCGCTTGGAAATGAAAAATTGATGGAACAGGTCAAGGCAGAAATCACGGCTGATTTACGGGAGCAGGTCAGAGTAGAGCAAAAGCAGGGTAAGACAGTCTCTTATTTGGGAGTTGGGAATTCCGCCGTTGGTTTTGTAGTAATTTCTGATAAGATCAAAGAATCGAGCAGGGAGGCTATCCGCAAACTTCAGGAGGAAGGCTTACTGGTAATGATGTTTACAGGCGATAATGAAGATACTGCAAAGGCGGTGAGCGATACCCTTAAACTGGATGGATATAAGGCACAAATGCTGCCGGAACATAAGCTGGAAGAAATTAAGCGGCTGCAGGCCGAAGGAAAGAAAGTAGCAATGGCTGGCGATGGCATTAATGACGCTCCGGCGTTGTCTCAGGCTGATATTGGTATCGCAATGGGAACAGGTACAGATGTAGCTATTGAAAGTGCGGCAATCACACTAGTGAAAGGCGATCTAATCGGAATTTCAAAAGCAAGGCAGCTAAGTCGTAAAGTAATGCGGAACATTAAAGAGAACCTGTTTTTTGCGCTGGGCTACAATGTTTTGGGAATCCCGATTGCAGCTGGGGTTTTATATCCATTTTTCGGGATCTTACTTTCTCCCATGATAGCGGCACTTGCAATGAGTTTTAGCTCCGTATCAGTTATTCTAAATTCATTACGGTTAAGAAGCACAAAGTTGAACTAA
- a CDS encoding DUF305 domain-containing protein, whose amino-acid sequence MKHENQKSHHDAMKHEGNPYYRLLIMLALSFIAMYILMYAMVNSLQNVYPNINQFYMASLMTMLMMIIEIILMGKMYVNKRLNALLLSFGFAGLIGFFLLIQYQTGVSDKQFLKGMVPHHAAAILMSEQSKSQDPEIKKLQQEIISSQREEIKVMKAKLKKLQE is encoded by the coding sequence ATGAAACACGAGAATCAAAAATCCCATCACGATGCAATGAAACATGAAGGCAATCCATATTACAGGCTATTGATCATGTTAGCGCTATCTTTTATTGCCATGTACATTTTAATGTATGCTATGGTAAACAGCTTGCAAAATGTCTATCCAAATATTAACCAGTTTTATATGGCCTCTTTAATGACCATGCTAATGATGATCATCGAAATTATTTTAATGGGTAAAATGTATGTTAATAAAAGACTGAATGCATTACTTCTCTCTTTCGGTTTTGCAGGTTTGATAGGATTTTTCCTATTAATTCAATATCAAACTGGCGTCTCGGATAAGCAATTTTTAAAGGGAATGGTCCCTCACCATGCAGCGGCGATCCTAATGAGTGAACAATCTAAATCACAGGATCCTGAAATAAAAAAATTGCAACAGGAAATTATCTCCAGCCAACGAGAGGAAATAAAAGTAATGAAAGCCAAATTAAAAAAACTGCAAGAGTAA
- a CDS encoding GNAT family N-acetyltransferase, giving the protein MKNAGYNNKELIVDILTESFQDNQSVNYIAKRDEKRLKRIEALMDYSFDVCNLFGDVFLSDDNKACALVLYPDKKKTTLKSIMLDAKLILLCVGIENIKKTLDREAMIKKIQPKEPMYYLWFIGVDPAYQHTGIGSEFLKEIIEHAKEKQRPIYLETSTVRNLPWYKKFGFTIYQAAELSYKLYFLKKV; this is encoded by the coding sequence ATGAAAAACGCAGGATACAACAACAAAGAATTAATAGTAGACATACTCACGGAATCATTTCAAGATAACCAAAGTGTCAACTATATCGCAAAACGGGATGAAAAAAGATTAAAGCGCATTGAAGCACTGATGGACTATTCTTTTGACGTCTGCAATCTATTTGGCGATGTGTTCCTATCAGACGACAATAAGGCTTGTGCTTTAGTGTTGTATCCCGACAAAAAGAAAACCACACTCAAATCTATAATGCTGGATGCCAAATTGATTCTATTGTGTGTGGGTATCGAAAACATAAAAAAAACCCTGGATCGGGAAGCGATGATTAAAAAGATACAGCCCAAAGAACCCATGTATTACTTGTGGTTTATTGGCGTCGATCCGGCATATCAACATACCGGTATTGGCAGTGAGTTTCTAAAAGAAATTATAGAACATGCCAAAGAAAAACAACGCCCGATTTATTTGGAAACCTCTACAGTTAGAAATCTACCGTGGTATAAAAAATTTGGATTTACCATATATCAGGCGGCAGAGCTGAGCTATAAATTATATTTTCTGAAGAAAGTTTGA